The following nucleotide sequence is from Solanum dulcamara chromosome 7, daSolDulc1.2, whole genome shotgun sequence.
atagaacgatttactcaccaaaatagcGGTACAGCAAATTATGGTGACTACGAATCACTCGAAGGCTGTATATCACACAAGTTTTTAGGAAGTgcataaaagaagaagaagaacatgtTTTTTAGAAATTTTCGTTAGGAACAATTCTAAGGATCAACAGAAATATATAGCCTACttgcaacttttcagaaaaggtGTCTGTTGGGACAAGGACACAACTTTAAAGTTTGCAACTTTTTCAGAAAAGGTTGTAACCTTTCAGGGTCGGGTCACGAGTCAGGATTTTTTcaattacttaattaattaaataataataattaattaaaaaaataaaagaaatttggtccaaaaagattatcaatgaAATCATTTAAATCCAAATTCAAAGCTGAGCGAGCGATGATGACGgtgcgaggggagaccctcttcttggccctttagcaacatgaaggagtgcttctacttttaagtaggagactttttctttccatcacctatgtgggacaaatgcttatttcataaagcaagagggaacaactcatttttccctccacttcttttttcctccatttctcattcaacctatcaattaaacccaaaaATGTAATCCTACAAGTGAAGTCTCAAAAAGGTAGGATGTACGTAgatcttatgaaataagaatgttaacaatgaaaatattcaatgaagaaatataatataaaattagaatAATAGAATCTGgctcaaaatttaaaaagtttttttaatgATACTAGTAGGAATTTGTTGCAGTGCTTAAAACTTATAGaatacatcaaaaaataaatttgatctttttataaacacaaaacaatagattttgcataatgCAAAAGGTTTGATCGTTTGGTAAACgttaaaatattcaataattaGATAATAAAAATTGATTGGGGAATAAAAAAGGTAAATATAAGAATTGTAATGTGGGTTCATgataatcaccaaaatataaataagttaaCAAAATAGGTAGACACGTAAAAAAAGAtgctataattaattaaatactattcaatttctcaattattacaaCAACCTCCACATTAAATAAAGTAAactaatactatatatatatatatatatataaggaaaAATTGGGGGCCGTAGAAAATTTGGGGTCCCAAGCAGTTGCTTTAGTGGCTTTATGGTTGAAACGGCCCTGAAGGTGACACCATTACCATCTAAGTACCATCGTTCAAGTAGGAAAACGGAACAACTTAGAAGAATGTTATAATACATAGGTAGGAAAATGGAACAACGTTGAAGTGTTTCAGGTAGAAAAAAAGAACAACCGATAGTTAAGTCATGAAACTCACGAAAAAGTGCTTTGACCATTATCTGTAAAAATACTAACAACAATCACCATGTTTACCAGTAGCTAAATCAGTGACAAGCTTCTATGAATACCTTTGATAAATTACATTAACAGTCGATCCATTCAATACAGAGGGGACATACAATACAAAATTGTAGTTGAAAAAATGAAATGCCATAAAATGGTGAACAATATTGACTTGATCTTGTACTAaatgagaaaagaagaaatttatacaCACATAGCCAAAGGCCAATTTCTTCAGCTCATTTTTGCTTCCAGTTCTACTTGTCATTTTCCAGATTCCGACCTGAATCCTTAGTCGTTTGTCTGACGTGGTGATTGACGACTTCTTGGAGATTGTCTGTGACGATGAGATGAAGAATGCTCGGATTTTCTTTTCGATTCTTTTGGTTTCTTCTTGATAGCTTCGATCTGTTCCAACACGTTTATTACTTCTTTCATTGAAGGTCGATTCTTGGGGTCTCCCTCGAGACATTTTAGAGTAATCTGAGCAGCAAGCATTGCTGCTTTTGAAGAATATTGGCCTTCCATCCGAGCGTCCATAATGGACTTCAGCTTCCTTTTGTTAGATAGCATCGGTTTCACCCAGTCCACCAACTTCTGTCGTCCGTTTGGTCGTTTGGTGTCAAGTGCTCGTAAACCAGTCAGCAACTCAAGCACAACGACTCCAAATCCATATACATCACTTTTTACATATAGATGACCTGTTAACATGAAAAAAACAATCGCCATTAACATATATTCTCCCTCGGTAATTTCATTTTATATGGTAGTATTCGATTTGTGTTATTATCTGTTGTTTCTTGTACTTCGACTATCTTATTATTTTGTTGAAGTACTGTTTTGCTACTGTCTATTGTATTTGTTACTATCTGTTGTTTCTTGTACTtccattacttttttttttttttctagactGCTATGGACTGTTTTTTCTTGAGCCGAGAGTCGATCGGAAACAATCTCTCTGAtctgaggtaggggtaaggtctacttacactctaccctcctcaaACCCCACTTTATGAAACTACACCGGATATATTGTTGTAATTTGACAAGGCAtgaaatgtaagaaagaaagacttttgGGACATACCAAAAGTGACTAAAActtgtgatcttaaacatgatatgacATATCTGTGGCTATAAGAGCATTTCATGAAGTGTAAAATGAGCAATTAAGTTTAAAAGAGATTCCAAATATAGAGTAGTGTCATTCATTTTTGGAACAGATTAAAAAGGAGTAATACTGCAAATGCTTTCCGGCGTCTTGCTTTTGGTTCTACAGGGTTTAGTTCCCAACTCTTATGTAGCTATACTTGCAAGTGGATACTATAGCAGATTGGTCAGACTCGAAAAAACTACAGTTGTTAGATTTACGATTCAACAAGGTCTACGTACAGCCGTACTCTCTTCTGGGAGATCTTGAATATGTTCAACGGGTTTATTCACGAATCActtgtgaaaaagaaaaagactgaAGGCAAGAAACAACAGACAAGCTAGTGTGCTAATTTGTTGACATATAGGAACAATCAGTTGTTAGAATATCTTTAGGTTTATGGTCCGATATTGAAAGTAGACGACGAATCTAACAAACAACCTCAATTCATCAACCAACTAATCGATAAGGCACTATGGTCATTGCTCCGATTACACCCCAAAGCAataagggcagcccggtgcactaaagctcccgctatgcgcagggtccggggaagggcctgaccacaagggtctattgtacgcagtgtTCGATCAAAATCAGAGCTAGACGTTCAACTTTGTACTATAATTCAGGATAGTTTTGGCTTCAATAGCTTGCAGTTTTTTCTCACAACTCCATATTTAGATTTTAGATTAGACACATAAAATAAGGGATCAAAAAGGTGTTCACCGGTTTCAATATATTCTGGAGCAGCATAACCATGTGTACCCATAACACGCGTAGTTACGTGTGAGTTACTACCGGAAGGCCCCAGTTTAGCTAAGCCAAAATCTGATATTTTGGCGTTGTAATTCTACAAAGCAAAAGGTGAAAAGCAGAAAGTTTCAACAAATAGCCAAATATAGATGTATAATAATAAAGTTGGAggaaataatgaagaaaaaatgtTTCATGAAAATTTGtcaaaacataaaatttgaAGCAGAAATAACAACGTTACCAGTTAcgccaaggctccccttctacTTCACTACTTGTAAATGTTCAAATACAAGAGTAACACACTAGGTAACTCGCCAACCAAATAAAACAACAATGAAGCAGACCTTACCGAATCAAGCAGTATGTTGGACGCTTTGAAATCTCTGTAAATGACTTTCTTTTCTGAAGTATGTAAAAACGCTAAGCCCCGTGCTGCTCCTATGGCAATTTTGAGCCGCAAGTCCCAAGAAAGTGGTTCAATAGCGGCACTCCCTACAAAGCAGACACGCTGGAGGTCAGCGCACCATATAATTAATCGATCTAGTTTTATTGAATTTCTAACACTTCTTACTTCTGAATAGATGGTTTTCCAAGCTCCCCTTGGGCATAAATTCGTAAATGAGTAACAGTTCCGTGTCCTCGTGACAATATCCCAGTAGTTTAACAAGGTTAGGATGCGAAAGCCTTCCTAAAAAGTTCACTTCTGACTGCATTTTTAAGCGGTACGGTTTGTGAGC
It contains:
- the LOC129895278 gene encoding probable serine/threonine-protein kinase PIX13 — its product is MGNCFGAKLSNSKSSSTYPSFSARPSTPDTSKSYNNGLGYSATSSSIGHSNFSTAASDDTCLNGEILTIPNLKNYSFSDLKLSTKNFKSDSVLGIGGFGTVYKGWVDEKTLAPTKAGTGMIVAIKKLNSESTQGFEEWQSEVNFLGRLSHPNLVKLLGYCHEDTELLLIYEFMPKGSLENHLFRRSAAIEPLSWDLRLKIAIGAARGLAFLHTSEKKVIYRDFKASNILLDSNYNAKISDFGLAKLGPSGSNSHVTTRVMGTHGYAAPEYIETGHLYVKSDVYGFGVVVLELLTGLRALDTKRPNGRQKLVDWVKPMLSNKRKLKSIMDARMEGQYSSKAAMLAAQITLKCLEGDPKNRPSMKEVINVLEQIEAIKKKPKESKRKSEHSSSHRHRQSPRSRQSPRQTND